TTCCTATGAAGAACAACCAAATCACCAACAACCAGAGAATCAAGGCTGCCATCCCAAGCATCAAGTACTGTCTGGAAAAGGGAGCCAAGTCTGTAGTTCTTATGAGTCACCTTGGGCGGCCTGACGGTGTCCCTATGCCAGACAAATATTCCTTAGAGCCTGTTGCTGCTGAGCTCAAATCCATGCTGGGCAAGGATGTTTTGTTCCTGAAGGACTGTGTGGGTGCTGAAGTAGAGAAAACTTGTGCCAATCCAGATAATGGGTCTGTCATCCTTTTGGAGAACCTACGCTTCCACGTGGAGGAAGAAGGTAAAGGTCAGGATTCTTCTGGAAAAAAGGTTGTTGCTGAGCCAGCTAAAGTAGAAGCCTTCAGAGCATCACTGTCGAAACTTGGTGACATTTATGTCAACGATGCTTTTGGCACTGCACACCGGGCCCACAGTTCCATGGTAGGAGTAAATTTGCCCCAGAAGGCATCTGGGTTCCTCATGAAGAAGGAACTAGACTACTTTGCCAAGGTCTTAGAACacccagagaaacccttcctGGCTATCCTTGGTGGAGCCAAAGTGACAGATAAGATCCAACTCATCAAAAACATGTTAGATAAAGTCAACTTCATGATTATTGGAGGTGGGATGGCTTACACCTTCCTGAAGGAACTCAAGAACATGGAGATTGGTGCTTCCTTGTATGATGAAGAGGGAGCCAAGATTGTCAAAGAGATCATGGCCAAAGCAGAAAAGAATGGTGTAAAGATAACCTTTCCTGTTGACTTTGTAACTGCTGACAAGTTTGATGAGCATGCAAAAGTTGGACAAGCCACTCTAGAATCTGGCATACCATCTGGCTGGATGGGTTTGGACTGTGGTCCTGAGAGCATTAAAAACAATGCTCAAATTGTGGCCCAGGCAAAGCTTATTATTTGGAATGGACCTATGGGGGTATTTGAATGGGATGCCTTTGCTAATGGTACCAAAGCCCTCATGGATGAAGTTGTAAAGGCCACCTCCAAGGGATGTGTCACCATTATAGGGGGTGGAGATACTGCTACTTGCTGTGCCAAATGGGACACTGAAAACAAGGTCAGCCATGTGAGCACTGGAGGTGGGGCAAGTCTGGAGCTGCTGGAAGGTAAAGTCCTTCCTGGGGTAGAGGCCCTGAGCAACATGTAATTGTCAAAGTGCTCTTGCTTCCTATTTCCAGTATGGAGTCCTGAGTCCAGCTTAGTGCCTTTACATCTGAACTTAACTTTGGTTAATGTCTACTCTGTATCAAGCCCCAGGTAATGACCAAGCAGTGCGCCATCAGTACAACATGAGCACATCTTGTTAATTCTGCCATGCATTTGTTACTCTCTTCAAGATCTCATCAGGACTTGCCACTGTACTTCATAGGGAGGAAACATCCTCATGTCACCTATTAAAGAAGTGAGGCAAATCAGTTGAATGTGTCATCTTTACTTTAGTACAGCttgattgtttctctctgaaTGTGGGAAATAACACAGAATCTGCTATAGGGAAAGTATGGTGTGAAGGTCTAAGTGTTAAATCGTAAAATGACCAAGATTAACAGAATGTCATTATGCAAATGTAACTAATTAGAACTCTACCAACATTTTTATTCTATATAAGAGAAAGAAGTACTTAGTAACtccaataattttcttttaaagaaaggaaaaataaaatccagtGATATCTCCACTAATGAGGAAGCTAAAAACCAAATTCAGGGCATGGATAAAAATTTacttgaaaaagcaaacaacattTAGTAATATATGACAATTGAATTCTTACAGTTGgtttctgaaattaaaatgtatgtatttcagtatttagaaagattttaaaactcattttaaaagcaacaaaatgTGTTAGAAACACAAATACTTATTGGTTCTTCTCGTCCTCCCCCCTTGTCCTTGTCCTcgtcctccccctcctccttttaaaTCCAGATGCAAACAATAGAAGTCTTTCCCAATTTTAACTGTGCACACCTGATAAAGTCCTTGGAGGCAGAAGTGTGAAGGTCTAAATACTGTTTTCATGTCTCTCCCTCagggttttatcacagaaattcATTTCTCTAGCAGATCCAGAACCCCCATTCTGGTCCTGCTTCCCAGGATGTTTTCAGTGGTGGACTCCCATATTTAGAATGTGTTATCTCTTTGCTGTTGTCTCTTGTTTCAGTTCTGAGGCCGTGGTTTCCCCGTTATCTCAAATGTCTCCCACATCTAAACTGTGTTTGCATTGTACCTCTTTGTAGAGCAGGTATCAACTTCTATGTTCTTACATCCTCTGGAAAACGTCACAATCtgattttgctgtttgttttttctattttaaattttagattctTAACAAATCTTTAATTTCCTAAGGTGGCCAGTCACGAACTATATTATGGGGGGTAGGATACTTACAGAATGTAACCAGAGATtttaaatctgaaagaaaatttcTCCTTCAACTGTTGCTCACAATAAATTTCATGGTTACTTCACACAAGAGATAAGCATCATATTAATCCAAAAAGTAGCTCACCATTAGAACATTCTATTTCCACAGTCTCTGTTAAACCATGTTTCCTATCATGGTCCTTTTGGCATGGGCTAAGTCATTTTTCCCATTTGGAAACTTATCATTGATACACTCAGATGtttatatccttttttttcttgcttaGCACCTGAGGCTCCCCCACTCCTTGCTTTTATGTTCTGCAGTAGCCATCTAAACCACTTGGCTTTGTTATTGTCATTGGgtcatctttttctgttttttttttttttttccttttaagttgttttaatTCGGCAGGTTAATTATGCTAGCCACACTTCCCTTTGCCATAACACAgatcagaaacaacagaaaaggaggaCAGGTCTATGTAGGCACAGGGTTTTGGAGGATTTGATCTAGTCAGCTTGTAATAGCAGAGCAGAAGGTGTTCACCTTTTGAAGGTATGgtctattttccttctgtttgttttgttcacttTTGATGTGTTGGATGCTGTTTTGTTTatctcttttatatatatttatttattttataattaacttgatttcacatatcagccacggattcccctgtcctccctcctccgaccccaccccccagccctagAAGCCTGTTTTCTCATGAGTGACAAAAAGGGTcaagatgggaggggaggtagtggggaactgggaggagtagagggagagaaaaatctTAATCAGAGTATATTATGTGAGGGGGAAATATATATTtccaaccaaagaaaaaaatttaaaacaaaaattaaatacaatctATGAAAATGTAATGAGTACctattcagaaagaaaaagaaaaaaaagaaagagtgccTATTTTGGCAGGTCCTTCTTCAACTTTTCCTTCTGCCTGATGTCTGTGCTGCCCACAGCCAAGGCAGGTGCTGAGGTCAACAAACTCTTAAGTAATTCCATATTCTGTATTTTGGCTTTTACCTTGCCCATAGTGACACTTTTAACAAGCATTACTGTCCAATACCAGCCATAGGGCACAGACATTGATAACTTCTTCCTAAAACAAGAAAAGGCATCACCTTATAAGGTCACCAAAGCATTTTGGGAGTGTGtgaatacatgtttttttttacattattattattattattattattattattattattatatttgttttttaattttacacatcagccatgggttcccctgtcttccctgctcccatgcccatccccaccttctcccctccatcccctctccttaattcccatctccttcagggccaagactccactggggattcatttaaacctggtggattcagtacaggcaggtccagtcccctccttccaggctgagcaaagtgtccccacataagcccaaggttccaaacagcaagctcatgcactaatgacaggtccctgtcccacagcctggatgcctccaaacagttcaagctattcaattgtctcatttatccagagggcctgctcaagctgggggctccacagcctttggttcataattcctgtgcgtccattcgtttggctatttgtccctgtgctttttccaatcttgggctcaacaattcacgctcttacacttcctcctctttctggacaattggacatcaggagctccacctggggcctggctgaggatctctgcatccacttccatcagttattggatgagagttctggcttgacagttagggtgtttggtcatctgatcaccagactaggtcagatcaggcttcctctcgaccattgccagcaatctacaaaGGATGtttcactgtggatttctggggacctctctagtactctgcctgttcctgttctcatgtggtcttcatttatcatgatctgttattccttgttctccctttctgttcttgatccagctgggatctcctgctcccctaagctttctttccctcaaatcttgcccttcattactaccactgtagtccaggttgttcatgtagagctcattcatttcactgtcattgggtgatcccattcctaggatcccattttcttggtagcctccctggagttgtgtagcagtatagtaatctttgttttacatctagtatcctcctatgagtgagtacatgcaatgtttgtctttctgagtctgggttacatcactcaggatgatttttttctatatccatccatttgcctgcaaacctcatgatgtcattgtttttctctgtactccattgtgtatatgtatcatattttctttatccattcttcagttgaagaacatctaggttgtttcaaggttctggctattacaaacaatgctg
The sequence above is drawn from the Onychomys torridus chromosome 18, mOncTor1.1, whole genome shotgun sequence genome and encodes:
- the Pgk2 gene encoding phosphoglycerate kinase 2, which codes for MSLSSKLTLDKVDVKGKRVIMRVDFNVPMKNNQITNNQRIKAAIPSIKYCLEKGAKSVVLMSHLGRPDGVPMPDKYSLEPVAAELKSMLGKDVLFLKDCVGAEVEKTCANPDNGSVILLENLRFHVEEEGKGQDSSGKKVVAEPAKVEAFRASLSKLGDIYVNDAFGTAHRAHSSMVGVNLPQKASGFLMKKELDYFAKVLEHPEKPFLAILGGAKVTDKIQLIKNMLDKVNFMIIGGGMAYTFLKELKNMEIGASLYDEEGAKIVKEIMAKAEKNGVKITFPVDFVTADKFDEHAKVGQATLESGIPSGWMGLDCGPESIKNNAQIVAQAKLIIWNGPMGVFEWDAFANGTKALMDEVVKATSKGCVTIIGGGDTATCCAKWDTENKVSHVSTGGGASLELLEGKVLPGVEALSNM